The following coding sequences lie in one Stigmatopora argus isolate UIUO_Sarg chromosome 5, RoL_Sarg_1.0, whole genome shotgun sequence genomic window:
- the neflb gene encoding neurofilament light chain b: MTSSGFDFYFPSTYKRRTVVRSPGYGPSGSFESRSAAYSSHSAPASYASSSRSFPQTRLSSSSFLLSAPAYGAPTELRLDQAAQVTHEFKRLRTQEKAELQDLNDRFASFIDRVHELEQQNKLLETERLLLRQRQTEPSNLRAQYEHEIRQLNAAVEEARYERQAVQRHRDEVQIVLKNLQKRYEDEVLAREAAEGRLMDARKDADEVAMDGSELEKRVEILLDELAFLKRLCESEIVELQGQIQYGAEMSVEMNVVKPDLSVALRDIRAQYETMAHQNRQTAEDWFCNKMNVMSVGSAPNAESVRNFKDEACEYRRQLKTRSMEIDACRDVNHALENQLQEVEGKQSAEISALQDGINQLEEELRANKNEMARYLKDYQDLLNVKMALDIEIAAYRKLLEGEENRLDRCGQMSSVVHSHVQFSGHHHGRNRVSTQSQLHSQASYLLTPRLYTSTFSAQETISARKAQQAEASPLREEEEDEEEAEEEEDQLDNKENGEEDEDGQDEADGGDAEAEETVKEDEEEEEADEADNMKEEDASDDDKEAKQKHS, translated from the exons ATGACTTCCTCCGGCTTTGACTTTTATTTCCCGTCCACCTACAAGAGAAGAACAGTCGTGCGTAGTCCGGGGTACGGACCAAGCGGATCTTTCGAATCCAGGTCTGCTGCGTATTCCAGCCACTCCGCTCCGGCGTCTTACGCCTCGTCATCCCGAAGTTTTCCTCAGACTCGGTTGTCTTCCAGCTCTTTCCTGCTTTCCGCCCCGGCGTACGGCGCCCCCACCGAGCTCCGCCTCGACCAGGCGGCGCAGGTGACCCATGAATTCAAACGACTGAGGACCCAGGAGAAGGCCGAGCTGCAAGACCTGAATGACCGCTTTGCCAGTTTCATCGATCGCGTCCACGAACTGGAGCAACAAAACAAGTTGCTGGAGACCGAACGGCTGTTGCTGAGGCAACGCCAAACCGAGCCGTCCAATCTCCGGGCTCAATACGAGCACGAGATCCGCCAGCTCAACGCCGCGGTAGAGGAGGCCCGTTACGAGAGGCAAGCAGTCCAGAGGCACCGGGACGAGGTCCAGATCGTCCTGAAAAACCTGCAAAAACGCTATGAAGATGAAGTCCTTGCCAGAGAGGCAGCGGAGGGCAGGCTGATGGACGCCAGGAAGGACGCAGATGAGGTCGCGATGGACGGAAGCGAGCTCGAGAAAAGAGTGGAAATTCTTCTGGACGAGCTGGCTTTTCTCAAGCGCCTCTGCGAGAGCGAGATCGTCGAACTGCAAGGCCAAATTCAGTACGGCGCGGAGATGTCGGTGGAAATGAACGTGGTCAAACCCGACCTTTCCGTAGCTCTACGGGACATACGGGCCCAGTATGAAACCATGGCGCACCAAAATCGCCAGACCGCCGAAGACTGGTTCTGCAATAAGATGAATGTAATGTCGGTAGGAAGCGCACCTAACGCCGAGAGCGTACGAAACTTCAAAGATGAGGCGTGCGAATACCGCAGGCAGCTTAAAACCAGAAGCATGGAGATTGACGCCTGTAGAGATGTCAATCATGCATTGGAAAACCAATTGCAGGAAGTGGAGGGGAAACAGAGCGCCGAGATTTCCGCACTGCAG GATGGCATCAATCAGCTGGAGGAGGAATTGAGGGCCAACAAGAACGAAATGGCTCGCTACCTGAAAGATTATCAAGATCTTCTCAACGTGAAGATGGCCTTGGATATTGAAATTGCCGCATACAG aaagTTACTTGAAGGAGAGGAGAACCGCTTGGACCGCTGTGGCCAGATGTCCTCTGTTGTCCACTCCCATGTTCAGTTTTCTGGACACCATCATGGACGAAACCGTGTCTCCACGCAATCTCAACTGCACTCACAAGCGTCATACCTGTTGACCCCTCGCTTGTACACGTCAACCTTTTCCGCTCAGGAGACGATATCTGCTCGGAAAGCCCAACAAGCCGAAGCCAGCCCTCTTcgggaagaggaggaagatgaagaagaggcggaggaggaagaggaccaACTCGATAACAAGGAAAACGGAGAGGAAGACGAGGATGGCCAGGATGAAGCGGATGGAGGAG ACGCTGAAGCAGAAGAAACAGTtaaagaagacgaagaagaagaagaagcagatgAAGCTGACAATATGAAAGAAGAAGATGCAAGTGACGACGACAaggaagcaaaacaaaaacattcctaA